In Paenibacillus sp. G2S3, a single window of DNA contains:
- a CDS encoding MDR family MFS transporter — translation MESTATVQVKRPALMAFSLMLGAFVGLFSETALNMAFTNLMDEFSINASTVQWLTTGYLLVLGILVPISALLMQWFTTRQLFTASLLLSIVGTLIAALSPNFSSLLIARLVQALGTGLLLPLMTNIILIIFPAHKRGTVMGMMGLVIMCAPAIGPTLSGLIVDHFGWEFIFWISLPLLLFTFGFGLTFIKNVAKISKPKIDILSILLSTFGFGGIVFGFSNLADHSLSEIIVYLPLIVGVISLILFVLRQFKLESPMLNLRVFKYPMFTIGLIMVFLGMMIILSSAILLPLYLKGGLLLSATAAGVLLLPGSVINGAMAPVTGRIFDKFGPKLLLPLGFSMATLAGFLFTSNSTETSSLTFILIHCAMFIGLAMVIMPAQTNGLNQLPVKYYPDGAAVMNTLQQIAGALGTTFAVTLMSSGQTRFANTHPTAAQPEILTAGITHAYLFIAAIAGIGLILSLFVKRIRVY, via the coding sequence ATGGAATCAACAGCAACTGTTCAAGTTAAACGTCCCGCGCTAATGGCTTTCTCACTTATGCTAGGTGCATTCGTCGGGCTATTCAGTGAAACTGCCTTAAATATGGCATTTACCAACTTAATGGATGAATTTTCAATTAACGCCTCAACGGTTCAATGGCTAACCACAGGATATTTACTTGTACTAGGAATCCTTGTTCCGATATCCGCCCTATTAATGCAATGGTTTACTACTAGACAATTATTCACAGCTTCCTTGCTATTATCTATCGTCGGTACTTTAATTGCTGCCCTCTCCCCTAATTTCAGCTCATTATTAATTGCGCGTTTAGTGCAAGCCTTGGGAACAGGTTTATTGCTTCCCCTAATGACGAACATTATTCTAATAATTTTCCCTGCACATAAGCGCGGAACCGTCATGGGGATGATGGGATTGGTTATTATGTGTGCACCGGCTATCGGGCCAACTTTATCGGGTTTAATCGTCGATCATTTTGGCTGGGAGTTTATCTTTTGGATCAGCTTACCTTTATTATTATTTACATTTGGATTTGGATTAACCTTCATCAAAAATGTAGCCAAAATCTCTAAGCCTAAAATAGATATTTTATCCATCCTACTTTCTACTTTCGGATTTGGTGGCATCGTATTTGGATTTAGCAACCTCGCTGATCATTCTTTAAGTGAAATCATTGTCTATCTGCCTCTTATCGTTGGTGTGATCAGCTTAATCCTGTTTGTATTACGACAATTTAAATTGGAATCGCCAATGCTGAATTTACGCGTGTTTAAATATCCCATGTTTACAATAGGTTTGATTATGGTCTTTTTAGGAATGATGATCATTTTATCCTCTGCCATTTTATTGCCCTTATATTTAAAAGGAGGGTTATTATTATCAGCTACAGCTGCAGGAGTTCTACTCCTTCCAGGCAGTGTGATTAACGGAGCTATGGCTCCAGTTACTGGGAGAATATTCGATAAATTTGGCCCAAAACTATTGCTGCCGCTTGGATTCTCAATGGCAACCCTTGCAGGTTTTCTATTTACAAGCAACTCAACTGAAACCAGTAGCCTGACCTTTATTTTAATACACTGCGCAATGTTTATCGGATTAGCCATGGTCATTATGCCCGCTCAAACCAATGGCTTAAATCAATTACCCGTGAAATATTATCCGGATGGGGCTGCTGTCATGAATACACTTCAACAAATAGCAGGTGCTCTTGGTACAACATTCGCTGTTACGCTAATGTCTAGCGGACAAACACGATTCGCTAATACACATCCAACTGCTGCACAGCCTGAAATTTTAACCGCAGGAATTACACATGCATACTTATTTATCGCAGCAATTGCAGGGATCGGATTGATTTTATCCTTATTTGTGAAGCGTATTAGAGTTTATTAA
- a CDS encoding CAP domain-containing protein: MKQRISSIRRVKSSLSKGVKAKRSPVTKRVGQPRIHIRQANAFELQVFRLVNEERTSRGIAALTLNSRLTDLAVLKSRDMRDNNYFSHTSPTYGTPSQMLDRFGVAWRAYGENIAEGQATPEAVMRSWMNSPGHRANILDPRFTDIGVGYVGGTSTSRYQHYWTQLFIQRP; the protein is encoded by the coding sequence ATGAAGCAAAGAATATCTTCAATCAGAAGAGTTAAGAGTTCTTTGAGTAAAGGAGTAAAAGCGAAACGTAGTCCCGTGACGAAAAGAGTAGGGCAGCCAAGGATTCATATTAGACAAGCTAACGCATTTGAGTTACAAGTCTTTCGATTAGTCAACGAGGAACGGACAAGTAGAGGAATTGCTGCTTTAACTCTTAATTCTCGGCTTACTGATCTTGCTGTTTTGAAATCAAGAGATATGAGGGATAATAATTATTTTAGCCATACCTCCCCAACCTATGGTACCCCCTCTCAAATGTTAGATCGATTTGGAGTGGCATGGCGTGCTTATGGAGAAAATATTGCGGAAGGCCAAGCCACACCTGAAGCAGTAATGAGATCGTGGATGAATAGCCCTGGCCATAGAGCTAATATTTTGGATCCTCGCTTTACGGATATTGGGGTTGGTTATGTAGGAGGAACATCTACTAGTCGATATCAACATTATTGGACACAGCTATTCATTCAGAGACCCTAA
- a CDS encoding AraC family transcriptional regulator has protein sequence MGYVAELSLLEDFMNINNLFFHILYCNYRHNSNDAKRISKKIVRTLQHHELILVTGGKGSFMIDRKRHSFKAGMLFYICPDVKHSIEIDAEDPLCFLSVHFNYAKVSMNEGEWGINGNVETLHLQAVTELKDYYQVEDIFGRMIQSWNTKLPGYEFVAKTLLQQLIIAIAQNTQKQSQNYSTSLKVEKIINYMHQKINKKVSLSELSDLVQLSPAYLSRAFKDITGYSIIEFFNKMKIDKAKELILEGDIKIKEVAQTLGFTDEFYFSRIFKRMTGISPSEFQSKNVHGV, from the coding sequence ATGGGTTATGTTGCAGAACTGAGCTTGCTGGAGGATTTTATGAATATAAATAATCTTTTTTTCCACATTCTATATTGTAATTACAGGCATAACTCGAATGACGCCAAGCGAATTTCCAAAAAAATAGTCAGAACCCTGCAGCATCATGAACTCATCTTAGTGACGGGTGGGAAGGGAAGTTTTATGATTGATCGAAAACGACATTCTTTTAAAGCAGGGATGTTATTCTACATTTGTCCAGATGTTAAGCATTCTATAGAAATAGATGCAGAAGATCCCTTATGCTTTCTCTCCGTTCATTTCAATTATGCGAAGGTGAGTATGAATGAAGGAGAATGGGGTATTAATGGCAATGTAGAAACACTCCATCTACAAGCTGTAACCGAATTAAAGGATTATTATCAGGTGGAAGATATTTTCGGAAGAATGATTCAGAGCTGGAATACAAAACTCCCAGGCTATGAATTTGTAGCAAAGACGTTATTACAGCAGCTAATCATCGCGATTGCTCAAAATACACAAAAACAAAGTCAAAATTACTCCACTTCATTAAAGGTGGAAAAAATCATTAATTATATGCATCAAAAGATCAATAAAAAAGTCAGCTTGAGCGAATTGTCAGATTTGGTACAGCTTTCACCTGCTTATTTGTCGAGAGCGTTCAAAGACATCACAGGTTATTCGATTATTGAGTTCTTTAATAAAATGAAAATTGATAAAGCGAAAGAGCTGATCCTCGAAGGGGATATAAAAATTAAAGAAGTTGCGCAAACCCTTGGATTTACGGATGAATTTTATTTCAGTAGGATTTTCAAAAGAATGACAGGCATCAGCCCTTCAGAATTTCAGAGCAAAAATGTCCATGGAGTTTAG
- a CDS encoding MarR family transcriptional regulator has product MDSKDPLGLVIRDLHLEIANYLTKLLAPVRLAPEQHLLMALLLEKEGLSQNEIATKLGKDKASIARMIASLENKGYIHKVTSKQDRRSVNVFVTEEGRTLETTINEVTIRLNEIIATGLSPAEYSTLKTLLTRVQNNVRDA; this is encoded by the coding sequence ATGGATTCAAAAGACCCGCTAGGCTTAGTTATTCGCGATTTGCATTTAGAAATAGCCAATTATTTAACAAAATTGCTTGCACCAGTTCGACTTGCGCCTGAACAACATTTACTTATGGCTTTGTTGCTTGAGAAAGAAGGTCTATCTCAGAACGAGATTGCTACTAAACTTGGAAAGGACAAAGCTAGTATTGCCCGAATGATCGCTAGCTTAGAGAATAAGGGTTACATTCATAAAGTAACAAGTAAGCAAGATCGTCGTTCGGTAAATGTTTTTGTCACAGAAGAGGGCAGGACATTAGAGACTACAATCAATGAGGTAACGATCAGATTGAACGAAATTATTGCGACAGGATTATCTCCTGCGGAGTACTCAACGTTAAAGACTTTGTTAACTCGTGTGCAGAATAATGTAAGAGATGCATAA